From one Lycium ferocissimum isolate CSIRO_LF1 chromosome 5, AGI_CSIRO_Lferr_CH_V1, whole genome shotgun sequence genomic stretch:
- the LOC132058176 gene encoding transcription factor MYB35-like, with translation MGRPPCCNDKVLNKRCNWMEEDANTSTFVSKHGISNWATMSKKSGNGRCGRNQKHRWNNRLKPDLKQDSFTTQEEELIIKLHATIGSRWSIIAQQLAGRTDNDVKNLWNTKLKKKLSAMGIDPVTHKPFSQILTDYGNIGGFPKARTRFVSLNRELKGAFMSRPEQLQHSLENFQNFNSHCVTTIKLPKTETSEERFFNNNQASVDLLSEFEAIKFVTESSNYNSQKAIFSNSNPIIDCSSSPLSSSSSSSGSQSLTENQVSWCDYLIDDAFLPSNFKDQEDTLTTKEKLVCSGAQDGPNNMSSMKDFDASLPTKGSSSSSSSFVEAMLECENEMFLNFPGLSEDPFY, from the exons ATGGGGAGGCCTCCGTGTTGCAATGATAAGGTACTTAATAAAAGATGTAATTGGATGGAAGAGGATGCAAACACATCTACATTTGTCTCCAAGCATGGAATTAGTAATTGGGCAACCATGTCCAAGAAATCAG GAAACGGGAGATGTGGGAGGAATCAGAAGCATAGGTGGAACAATCGTCTGAAACCTGATCTTAAGCAGGACAGCTTTACAACCCAAGAAGAGGAACTCATCATTAAGCTTCATGCCACTATAGGAAGCAG GTGGTCCATAATAGCACAACAACTTGCTGGGAGAACAGACAACGATGTGAAGAACTTATGGAACACTAAGCTGAAAAAGAAGCTCTCTGCAATGGGGATCGATCCAGTCACTCACAAGCCCTTCTCCCAAATTCTCACTGACTATGGAAACATCGGTGGCTTTCCGAAAGCCAGAACTCGTTTCGTGTCTCTTAACAGAGAGCTAAAGGGTGCATTTATGTCTAGACCAGAACAACTTCAACATTCtttagaaaattttcaaaacttcaaCAGCCATTGTGTGACAACGATTAAGCTACCAAAAACTGAAACTTCAGAAGAACGTTTCTTTAACAACAATCAGGCTTCTGTTGATCTGCTTTCCGAGTTTGAAGCCATAAAATTTGTAACAGAGTCCTCAAATTATAATTCCCAAAAGGCAATTTTCTCCAATTCCAACCCCATAATTGACTGCTCTTCTTCGCCATTATCAtcgtcgtcatcatcatctGGATCTCAATCTTTAACCGAAAATCAAGTCAGCTGGTGTGACTATCTTATTGATGATGCGTTTCTTCCATCAAATTTCAAAGATCAAGAAGATACATTAACCACAAAAGAAAAGCTAGTGTGTTCGGGAGCTCAAGATGGGCCAAACAACATGTCATCGATGAAGGATTTTGATGCCTCGTTACCTACAAAGggttcatcatcatcatcgtcatcatttgTTGAAGCCATGCTAGaatgtgaaaatgaaatgttcttgaacttCCCTGGCCTCTCTGAGGATCCGTTTTACTAG